tgatgatttcggacttaggcgtatgtccggatcgggttttggaagacccgtgaacattttggcacctattgtggaagttagcatttctggaagaatttcataagtgtgggttgaagtgaattttagtgttatcaatgtttgtttgggattttgagtctgggaatagctccgtatggtggttctggtattgggagcgcaatcggaagtgaattcggaggtccgtaggtcattttggagtcatttggataAAGAtagaatttttaaagtttttgggaagtttggccgagagttgactttttcatatcggggtcagatttcgatttcgaaagttggagtaggtctgtaatgtcaaatatgacttgtatgcaaaatttgaggtcaatcggacgtgatttgacgagtttaaacatcggaagtagaagtttgaaatcttaaagttcattaagcttgaattgaagtgtgattcatggttttaacgttgtttgatgtgatttgaggcttcgagcaagtttgtgttatgtttttagacttgtgcggtatttggtttggagcctagGGGGCTCGGGTGAGATTCAGGATAGCTTCAGAGTGATTTGCTAAGAAATGGGACTGCTGGTACTGGTATGACCGCATATGTGGTGTTTTCGCATTTGAGAACCTGGGGCTGCTGAGTGGGGGATCACATTTGCGAGGGGGACATCGCTTTTACGATGCTGtcctcttcgcatttgtgatgattctgtcgcaaatgcgaccatgtcAGGGGAGGCTAGGCTTCGCATTTGTGGTGttttttcgcaaatgcgacatcgtaATTGCGAGCCTGGAGTCGCAAATGCAACTTCTGCGTCTGGTGTAGTGGCTTTTTATTATGAGACTTAGCCCATTTCCCTCATTTCCCACTTggccttaggcgatttttgagagcatttgaggagggattccatcttcatcaaagaggtaagtaatttctacacatcataagttaaatacatggattatggttagattaacatgtgaaaattagggaaaatcaagcgttgtagatgaaaaacctagaatttggtaaaaacaagatttaagcacgaaatttgttagggaatggagtaaaaatcatatatccTTGATCCTTGGGTTATGGGTAGCAATtttcttcaaacatttttggaattcgggcacgtgggtccagggatgaattttaggaaccttgcatttagggttaaaaaattagtttaataattagaatatgaacttttgagcatgtgtTGACTAGTTCTTctcctatttgaatagttttggatcgttcggctctgaattggaggtttgagcgcgttcttgaatcgAAATATAGGCTTCAGAGTGAGGTGAgtttcctttctaaccttgtaagagggaattgtccccataggtgaaatattagttatgtgcttctatttgtggggggctacgtacgcacgaggtgacgagagtccgtgtatagctactattatgtttaagtccgggtagtctaggacccaaaaacatgctatacttggaatatttgtaatcttattgacatttgaattgcttaaatcccatcaaattggtaaatgaatttctaaaaggattaaacttcatttttcttaatcattaaaagagaattgtcttttatttagataaacattccccgataaattcttaattggttgtttgactgtgtgtatctatgtgtgcccgcgtcgcatgtatgattcgtgagcggggtatttgtttatttatgttgatcGCGTCGcttgtatgattcgcgagcgaggtaatagatgcatctatggttcgcgccgttcgaccctcggcagtgcacattttacatttatgttggatcaagtcgtacgacctcgacatgatatgCACATACTTATATTGTTTTCCTGAGAATTTTTAATGTTGATACTTGCCTTTCCTGGCCAGAGATAAAtggataaagataatgaaaagtaaatccttggaaatcctttattatttgagaagttgtttacctgctttccgactttatgagttaaattttgctttatgaaatctaTGAGTTCCTCACACAGtttctatattatcattggaccattagtaagtgtcgaagtcgacctctcgtctctacttcttccagattagacgggatactcattgggtatacgttgttttcgtactcatactacacttgctgtgcatttttgttgcacaggttcatatgtggctagtggcttactGGCATAGCGGCaaggttgatacagagacttaggtgagctgcatttatctagacgacccgcagccaacagagtccccttcagagtattttactgtgcttttcatttctgtccactttgtattccggacagttattgtattttatttcattccctagtaaatgctcatgcacttgtgacaccaggttctgggatgattatggggtatcttgtattaacttcttaacattcatatttgatttgaaacgattatcttttactggtaaaattgaaggaaaatcatagttttcaaaattattaaaatgagaatttaattaaatattttggttggcttgcctgacagtagtgtccggcaccatcacgacccttagtgaattttgggtcatgacaagtaaGCTCCAACATTCATGATCTTAATGTTATTGTCCATAAGGGAGACAACTATGTTACTACTATATCCAAAATGTACAATGATAGCTTCTGCGCAAACGCTAGCTTCCAAACCAAGGTACATAGTGAGGTGTTTGATAAAACGACTGGATCTAATATTTGGGAGGAAGAAAATTCACGAGATGCTACTGTAGCTCAGGTGTTTGACAAATACCGTCAATGAGATACATAAGATCTTCTGGTTTTTACTAGACACAGAATTGTGCTGTTGAATATGAGTGTGAGATTTGCCATAATAGAATTTACATTTGATAGTGCACTATGGTTTGGCACAATTGCATGATTGCTTAATTCTATTGAAGATATTGGTGGGGTTAATCAAAATCAGGTGTCACTTTACCTTGACTTTGGCTCACACAGATGTAATTGGGTTGATACTGGGCAGGAATGCAATTTTCTAGGATTCTTATTGTCTAAATTCAGAGAGTGTCTCAGGAGCAGAAAATACAGGGAGCGCTCTAAGTATTGGCTTAAAGCTACTCCAAGCAGTCACTACATATTCATGTCGATAAAGCTACTAGACTCTTGTTTGCTCTAATTGATCTAGTTCATAAAGCAGGGTCTACTTCACTGTATATTATCTTTGATCCTGGTCCTTATGTTGATTATGCAGGATTTCCCATGTTAGTCGTCTTCATAGTAGAAAACAACCATGGTGACTACATTTTCTCTACATGCTTGAACTACGCGACTtaacttcattttgttatatggATTGTTGTGACTGTTTCTTGTGCCCATCCTTGTCTATTTAAAGCTCAAGAACTGCTTGCAAAGGATAACAATTGAACTCTTGTTACCCACTATACACTATTTCATTTGGAACCAGATAGTAGTTTGGCGTTTGATTTGCCTATGGTGCAACTGCAGAGCTTTTCAATGTATACCACTTTATTGTGAGCCAGGTGTAGGATTGCATATAGGTATTCGTAACAcacagcggaagacaataataaTCCTAAGTAGAttttttcgtgtttaaaatttatttacatgtcaaagatcggatctgagacgtacctggtgaagagagtctcgtttcaaaattcttcgatagtgcgaagactctatgcgtatccacaccgagaccgatctttgctatcaactctttgatcaatgaaacccgcgaacaaaaTTGAACAAAGAATATTGTgctgaaattttctcaaaaatctcaactcaatgttagaagaacaagaaacacttttcttgtaattgtattttctctcttggcttgtattgcactctcactttcacaaagtgggttTTCTACTCAAGAATAAGTGATCCGGCAAATtttctccatcaccctttatatagcatcacctacAAACTCTTTTCCTATTTGGTTGAGGCAATGATTTACTTAAGATAAAAGTTTATTCCAATAATAAACTTCatggaatttttctaaaaagaaATCGGAAAACATTCTTAGGAAGTTTGAATCTGCCGAATTTTTACATGGACTTTCCATGAAGTCCAACGTGAAAGTTGGATTGTAATAAAATGACAAATCCAATTCAATATTGGATTTTCCTTATAAGTCATTAATTATTATTTTGCTAAAAACAAAGTTCAAATCCCATAACAAAAAGATTTCGTCTTGTAGACGTCTCTTATGAGATTTACAATCCAATTCTAAATTGGATACTTTATTAATAATTATATATCTcctatatataaataaatatcaaTTATGACTACTTAATATATATCATATATATTCAACcaagaaataatttaattttctattctaaatagaaaacttcaatttgttcacagtattaattatatcctctgtgctagcaaagaatataataatatttcatttggactaacaaCTAAatgtatttgactaattaaattccttaatttaattatcaaataataagttaattaatcctttagcaaagatcagaacactcgttagtgtgcgaccccataggttcaatactaagccggtagtaaattgaccatatcaatatactaatcaagggtggcgtctagcaacactcttTAACGACCGAATAatatgaagtatacaatttactctcaagaaccagtaggagaataatgtagtaattccttctgtcattatagctctggatcaccctaggatatggttcaactgtcaaatcctaataggcgaccaactatgtgttcatgtcaaatataatcgaccattgaatgacctaagaaactcatttcttctttcattcaattgccctggccaaggtcttaatttggtcgtttataattcaagacaacatggagcttaaactcattaccaagagttgacagattccatcttgaacaatcactaattctacaagcatttaatcatacccaatatcctttcaattatcgccctagggccatatatgtctagtatcaaagcacaataaataacttgtcaattactatgacgatcttaGGTCAAAGGAAAcagttacatcacattcttcaagagaatatcctattgacagtttatggtaattctaaccattaggaattatccaatgagtcggttcaatgatcatatctctatatacatcatctatctatgtaatttagttaatgagatcaactaatctttatcccataaagaaaatcacataaatattgatctaaccggattactaacgtccaaattaataatcctacgatcaagaacaaatttagattaaattataagaaactttactctcattatcatgatttCCATCACAATggcaagtctcaaaatttaatcaaggaccttatcaaattaatcaaacaattaataacaatgataaaagaatatcaaatgccatatatattttataaaaatatgttcaaaacatcaaatatgatattggatctagggcatatctactatatccctaacaatctcccacttgcactagagccaatcgctcttgtacttcattcccaatttccacttgtgcttgtcaaactcctttgcgccaaaagctttagtgaatgggtctgcagcattttcttttccatcaaccttttgaatctCGACGTCTCCATGTTCAATGATCTCTCTTATCAAGTGATACCTTCGTAGAACATGTTTGGACTTTTGGTGAGATcttggttcttttgcttgagcaatggctccagtATTGTCACACAATAGTCGAACCGCAccttctattgaaggaaccacaccaagttcagttaagaactttttcattcatacagcttccttagcagcttcactagctgctatatattctgcttcagtcactgaatcagctactgtatcttgtttggaactttttcaactcactgcaccaccatttaaagtgaatacataaccagaaatagatttgctaCCATCTCTATCTGAACAGAAACTTGCATCTgtataaccttcaagtttcaactcagaatctccatagatgaggaattggtctttagtccttcttaagtacttaagaatggtcttcaccaccttccaatgttcctcaccaggatttgcctgatagcggctagtcactccaagtgcataagccacatcaggacgtgtacatgtcatggtatacatgatagctcccactgcactagcgtatgggatcctactcatgtattctctctcttcaggtgttttaggacaatcctccctactgagagtaattccagtgcctatcggtagatagcctcttttggaattatccatattatacctctttaagatggtatcaatgtacaaagactgggaaagtccaagcaacttcctagatctatctctatagatctttattcctaatatataagctgcttctcccaagtctttcatggagaactgttcagatagccaaatcttggtactttgcaatgccggtatgtcattccctatgagcaatatatcatcaacatacaacactaagaatataattgtgctcccactaacctttttgtacacacaaggttcttcttcgcatctaacaaaattgaacttttcaattgtcttgttaaagcgaatatttcaacttcgagaagcttgctttagtccataaatggatctttgtagcttGCAAATCTTATTATGATTAGACgaagatgtgaaaccttcaggttgtatcatgtacacatcctcttctagctcaccattaaggaaagctgttttcacatccatttgccatatttcataatcatagtatgctGCTATAGAAAGCAAAATCCGAATAGATTTGAGCATTGCCACGGGAGAGAAGTCTCGTCATAGTCAACTCCTTCTTTCTGacgatatcccttggcaacaagacgggcTTTATAGTTCTCCACCTTTCCGTCTGCTgcaatctttttcttaaaaactcatttacaacctataggttttatatcctttgaaggttcaactaaagtccatactttattttccttcatggatTCCATTTCGGATTCCATGGCCTTTTGCCACTTCTCATGATCGgaactttgtatagcctcttcataggtcttagggtcatcatcattatgatcaacctcatttgatacatcatcttgtactaataaatttaatctagttggtgcatgacgttctcgtgtagaccttctaagaggtacttgtacaacctcttcaccttgtgctggatttggttgttgttcaatttggtttagaactggttcattaacctgttcttgaacctcagttagttcttgaacttcaaccgttgaagatggcaacttccttggcaacttcaaaatatccaataaaggttcttcaacttgggtctcatgatctttatattgtgttgattcattagtttattgaacttcatcaagttctatttctccattataatttccttctaaaagaaattccttttccaaaaaggttgctcctctggccacaaacactttatggtcagaagggtgatagaaataatatcccattgtttccttgggatacccaatgaacctacacttatctgatcttgagtcaagtttatcagactgtagtctcttaacataagctggacaaccccaaactttaatatgtttaaggttaggcttacatcctttccatatctcatatggtgttgtagagactgacttagtgggaactttattaagtaagtatgttgctgcttccaaagcatatccccataaatttattggaagatcagtgaaccccatcatagatctcaccatatctaataaggttcgatttctcctttcagacacaccattgtgttgtggtgttcctggaggTGTCCACTGTGAGAGAATCTCATTCTCTCTGAGATATCtggtaaaatcttcactaagatattctccacctctatcagaccttagtactttgatacttttaccaatctgcttctcaacttcactacggaaccttttgaacatttcaaaagattcagacttgtgtttcataagatacacaaatccatatcttgacatatcatcagtgaaggtgatgaagtaagaatatccacctctagcttgaattttcatgggcccacaaacatctgtatgaattagtcccaataattcagaagctctttctccacttccagtaaatggagatttggtcatttttcctttgagacaagattcacaagttggatatgattcaaaatcatatttgtcaaggtacccttccttgtacaacttgttaattcttttctctccaatatgaccaagcctacaatgccaaaggtatgcatgatttacttgatcatctcttttcctcttaagacttgaaacatgcataatcgaattagcattcacattaggtaagacataaacgtcatgttggagatagccattcacatacaaaattatcactataataaatagagCAGATACCATTGCCTATATTAATGCGAAAACCAGGTTTGtctaacatagaagctgaaattatgttcAAAACAAATTTAGGAagtaataacaatcatccaacataagtactttgcccgtaggcattattaaagaaattgatcctacagctacggccgcaacttttgcaccatttccaacttATAGATTAATTTCTCCTTTCTTCAACTTTCTACTTATCTGGAACCCCTGCAACATATTGCAGATGTTATAACGACTGTCAGTATCTAATACCCACAATGAAGAATTAGTAGTAGTTAAAGAAACCTTGAAAACATTTTTCATTAAAGTCTTACCTTGTTTCTTATCCTTTAAAGTTGCAAGATACTCCTGTcagtttctcttccaatgtcCTATTTTCTTACAATGGAAACATACAGCATCAGATTGGTCAGCTTTGCTTTCTTTGCCTTTGGGTTTGGTCACACCACCCTTGGGCGCAGTAGGCCTTTTCTTGGGTTTACTTTTACCCTTACTCTTCTTCTTAGAAGAATTTCCAACCAACATGACAATTCCTTTCTTCTTCTCAGATGCAAGTTGATTCTCATAATCAATCAGCATGTTAAGCATCTCATGAAGATCACAATCCATTTTATTCATATTGAAATTAATAACAAATTGTGAAAAGGATTCTGATAGtgactgcaagatcaaatcttGAGAAAGCTCTTTACCCAGTTTGCACCCCAACTTCTCAAGTTCTTCAATGAGATCAATCATATGATTGACATAGGGTCCAATTGGAGAGTTTCCAGTCAATTTGGATCCAAATAAAGCCTTAGATAACTGGTATCTAGCTGTCATGCTTTGTGTACCAAACATCTTCTTAAGATGTTCAATGATTGCAGTTGGATCCATATCCTGATGTTTCCTCTGTAGTTCAGAATtcatagaagcgagaatgatgCATTTGGTAGTAAGACATTCTTCCAAGTATTTCTGATAAATCTTGGtagcatcatcatcatcctcatatGGGACTTCCTTGgcaggcttatcgatcacatcaataAGCTTTTCATacatgagaacaattctcaaatttctgtaccaatcatcaaagtttggtcctaccaacttgttggtctcaagtatttcgcgcagtgatataacagacatattgagaaatctaaaatatagaaaagaaaaggcaataatataagaacatatttgcatatatcataaagacatggacttttatctaaatgatatttccactaattattttaaactatttaccctcattatagtttacgaaatctttatttctgtTAGTATAGTAACggaatcctttaacaatatgtatgagccccttggaagtcaagtcgtttctcacatatattttaaaggtaggtactcttaccaattgtatccccatGCAATTTCTttaaatagctctatgtcaaatagtcccctggtagtcaggtcgatcctattggcatagttgagttcaaccatcatgatagcaaagaacttattaaattttatactccctCGAGTAGTCCAGGCGTctagtgtaaaattgaataattatttcaatcca
This genomic stretch from Nicotiana sylvestris chromosome 9, ASM39365v2, whole genome shotgun sequence harbors:
- the LOC138878735 gene encoding uncharacterized protein, with protein sequence MYEKLIDVIDKPAKEVPYEDDDDATKIYQKYLEECLTTKCIILASMNSELQRKHQDMDPTAIIEHLKKMFGTQSMTARYQLSKALFGSKLTGNSPIGPYVNHMIDLIEELEKLGCKLGKELSQDLILQSLSESFSQFVINFNMNKMDCDLHEMLNMLIDYENQLASEKKKGIVMLVGNSSKKKSKGKSKPKKRPTAPKGGVTKPKGKESKADQSDAGFQISRKLKKGEINL